tttatatatatatatatatatatatatatatatatatatatatatatatatatatatatataaaagaatactgcagtgggttgccatttcctactccagggaatcttcccgacacagggatcataACTAGGtccctggcattgcaggcagattctttaccatctgagccaccaggaaagtataGTGTAGGTACAGGTGTTTTTAAGACATGAATCTTGACTTAGTTTTATGTGCTTCTTTTAATCATTTAGTCCAAGTGTCCTCAACCTCTACTGTGCATTAGAATCAACTGCCAGAAGTTTAGCATTGTGTTTAGACTTTGAAAACCCATAAGAAGCATTTAATTGATCAGCTGATCCTTTAGCTAAACCAGAATTTTGAATGTTCTTACCTTTGAATGTTCTTAAACTTTGAAGTTAAGTTTAGACAgctatagaaaaaaatgataaaaattgagAGTGAAACTAAGGAGCTGATTGCTAAAATAtagattattattaattttatacaaCCATTTTAAGAGTGATCTAATTACCAACATGACTAAGTTTCACAAACATTGATACAAACTCATATAAGAGATTCACATAAGCACTACAAAAGATAACCATTTCCAAACTACAACACATCTGACATTTCTAATATTCTCAACATAGGCATCAGAAACTTATAGAATGAGAAGACACAGCTATTTAAAATGCCTAACAAATCTAAATAGCAAATGAATTAGCAggcaaaatttctttttctttaaagaggaAACATATGTATCGAAGTAAGGATTTTTTTGGTCTATCCATAACTATAAGTCAATAGTGTAATTGTAAAGGATGACATTTTCTACTCATGACTTAAAAGACATTTGGTTCTTTGAAGACAACTAAGATGATGGTGCTCTAGTGTTGCCAGATCCCAAGGCTTATGAAATAGAgacataaaataaagttaaaacaaaaagaagttgGTTCAAAAGAACACAGATGATTACAACAAATAGCACTTGGTGTGTCTATTCCTGGAATTCACTGGTTTCAGGAGgagcaaacagaaaagaaaaagcaaagcaagTGGCTGGAAACAGGGAAATGGGGTGGATACCAGCAACAGGGATGGTCTTCGGCATGGTTTTCCATGGAGGAATGTCTGACACTGGTGCCATTCGTTGAAGGAAGAACTGACACGGTGAGGTATTGCTACTTAGAGAAGAAGATCTCTCTCCTGGAAAGTCTCCTGAGAGCCCCCTTCATGTCTCTGTTCCTTAGGCTGTAGATGAAAGGGTTCAGCATGGGAGTGACCACTGTGTACATCACTGAAGCTATTATGTTCTTGTCATTAGAGGTGCTGGATGAGGGTAAAGTATACAGTCCAATAATTGTTCCATAAAATAGGAAAACCACAGAGAGGTGGGAGCCACATGTGGACAATGCTTTGCAGATCCCCTTGGTGGAAGGGACCTTCAGGATGGTGGCCCCAATGCGTCCATAAGAGATCAGGATGCATACTAGTGGGAGGACGATGACGGCCACTCCTGCTGTGAAAATGGCCAGCTCATTGAGAGATGTGTCTGAGCAGGAGAGCTTCAGCAGGGCATCAAGGTCACAGAAGAAATGGGGGATGCTGTGGTCAGCACAAAAGGACAGCCGGGTCAGGAGGAGGGTGTGACACAGGGCACTGGCACAGGAGAGAATCCAGGACACAGTTACTAGTAAGGTGCACAGCCCCTGTCCCATGACGGTGCTGTAGTGGAGAGGGTGGCAGATGGCCACGTACCGATCATAAGCCATCGAGGTGAGCAGGAAATCATCCAGATCagtaaaaaagaggaaaaaatatgtcTGTGTTACACAGCCTGCATAGGGGATGGATTGATCCTGAGTCTGCATGTTTATCAGCATTTTAGGGACAGTGACAGATGAAAAGGAGACGTCAGTGAGGGCCAAGTggctgaggaagaagtacataGGGGTGTGGAGGTGAGGGTCCAGCCTGATGAGCAGGATGATGAGTAGGTTGCCCAGCACTGTGGTCAGGTACATGCCCAGAAACAGGGCAAAGAACACACCCTGCTGTTCTGGCCAGATGGGGAGTCCCAGGAGGAGGAATTCAGAAACGCTGCTCTGGTTCTCCCTCCTCATGCTCCTTGTCTCTCTGCTTAGATTAGAAATGTCCCAGATGATAAATCATGATAATGACAATCACTGTAGGACTATCTGCTTTCCACTGAGGAATTCCTCAGGATATTCCTCACATGCTATCACCTCAATCCCCACCCTCCCTCAGTGGAGCAGGAGGAAGTTATCAAAACTCCAATGAGCAAAAATTGTCCTTCATTGTAAACCAGGGAAAACTTATTTACTCGTTTAACAATATGAGAGACACTGTACTCTTTGCTGGAGAAaccaaagacagagaaagaccctTCCTTCAGGGAGCTCATATGCTCAGGAGTAGCCTCTTCAGAAACGTGCTCAGTTCATCATATTTGTGATGAGACTTCTAGTGGGTTCTGACTCCAAGTCTTTCTAGTTATTTGCATCAACTTACTCTCTCCCAGCTTCATTCTGAACTTCTACCAATACTCACAGTAACACCTACACATAGGGATTGTAGAAGAATTAAATGATTCAATTTGAGTTATGATATTAGAACAACATAGTAAGGGCACAGATATGTCATTTAATATCTTCACACCAGTGTGAGTATCCAGATACATCCTGAATTAATCTTCAGAAACCGATTCATTACACCAGGAATGAGAGGAGACCAGGTAGCTGATCTCAAAGCTGTGTTAATCTACATGGTCTCCCAATGCCCCAAGGGAGATGCAGGGACATACACACCCCTAGACCCTGTGGTTAATTTCCTGACAGAACTTAACTTGATGCATTttgcaacttagcatgcatgatgCATGCCTAGAATAGGAAAGTGACATTAACACACAGGACTGCATATCTGATAGTAGTAGATTCTTATTCCAAACCAAGGTGATTCTCAGGAACACAAGGACACTAGGAGGAAGGAGGTGACCTCCCACTCTATGGGGCCTGGATGCTTATTGACAATTTTGGGGTGAAACCTCAACCAAGAGCTCTGGCTTCTCTGGAAGGGAGTGTGAGGGATGGGGTGACCAGGAAGCCTGAAGTAGGCACAGAGCTGACTCAAGAGGTGAACCAGAAGAAAGGAAGCGTTCATCATGTGTTTAAATGGCAATGTGATACTCCCTGATACTCAGGAC
This region of Ovis canadensis isolate MfBH-ARS-UI-01 breed Bighorn chromosome 3, ARS-UI_OviCan_v2, whole genome shotgun sequence genomic DNA includes:
- the LOC138438048 gene encoding olfactory receptor 1J4-like yields the protein MRRENQSSVSEFLLLGLPIWPEQQGVFFALFLGMYLTTVLGNLLIILLIRLDPHLHTPMYFFLSHLALTDVSFSSVTVPKMLINMQTQDQSIPYAGCVTQTYFFLFFTDLDDFLLTSMAYDRYVAICHPLHYSTVMGQGLCTLLVTVSWILSCASALCHTLLLTRLSFCADHSIPHFFCDLDALLKLSCSDTSLNELAIFTAGVAVIVLPLVCILISYGRIGATILKVPSTKGICKALSTCGSHLSVVFLFYGTIIGLYTLPSSSTSNDKNIIASVMYTVVTPMLNPFIYSLRNRDMKGALRRLSRREIFFSK